Proteins found in one Micromonospora sp. WMMD1082 genomic segment:
- a CDS encoding bacterial proteasome activator family protein has translation MDGMTEPHSAGQNDEPARDGTGHSGTVVVVGPDGRPVGTVQTDDGPDDDPSRLVEQPAKVMRIGSMIKQLLEEVKAAPLDDASRHRMREIHQRSIVELKEGLAPELREELERLSLPFNEDQAPSEGELRIAHAQLVGWLEGLFHGIQAALVAQQMAARVQLEQMRSGRQALPSGPGGAVLPGMPGLGQPGGGEGHSTGQYL, from the coding sequence ATGGATGGCATGACCGAACCGCACTCCGCTGGACAGAACGACGAGCCCGCCCGGGACGGCACCGGGCACTCCGGAACCGTGGTGGTGGTCGGGCCGGACGGCCGGCCCGTCGGCACGGTGCAGACCGACGACGGGCCCGACGACGATCCGTCGCGCCTGGTCGAGCAGCCGGCCAAGGTGATGCGGATCGGCAGCATGATCAAGCAGCTGTTGGAGGAGGTCAAGGCCGCCCCGCTGGACGACGCCAGCCGGCACCGGATGCGGGAGATCCACCAGCGGTCGATCGTCGAGCTGAAGGAGGGGCTCGCCCCCGAGCTGCGCGAGGAGTTGGAGCGGCTCTCGCTGCCGTTCAACGAGGATCAGGCGCCCAGCGAGGGCGAGCTGCGCATCGCCCACGCCCAGCTGGTCGGCTGGCTGGAGGGGCTCTTCCACGGCATCCAGGCGGCCCTGGTCGCCCAGCAGATGGCCGCGCGGGTGCAGTTGGAGCAGATGCGTTCCGGCCGGCAGGCGCTGCCCAGCGGGCCCGGCGGGGCGGTGCTGCCGGGCATGCCCGGGCTGGGCCAGCCCGGCGGCGGCGAGGGGCACAGCACCGGCCAGTACCTCTGA
- a CDS encoding alpha/beta hydrolase, with the protein MPSDPRAVLTRPAPEPDVTVAYGEHPDQIADLRRPVGSGPPRPLVVVVHGGFWRAEYDRRHTGPLAAALAALGHPVAQLEYRRTGQPGGGWPHTLTDVLAGVSALPGLAGAALPGRIAPAPPILIGHSAGGHLALYAAAHAPGVVGGVLALAPVADLTEAYRLDLDAGAVAALLGGGPADVPERYATADPRSLVPLRQRTVVIHGTLDQHVPVGISRAYVAAGRAAGADVRLVELPECEHFGLIDPESAAWPEITGALRSLHEDH; encoded by the coding sequence ATGCCCTCCGATCCCCGGGCGGTGCTCACCCGCCCCGCGCCCGAGCCGGACGTGACCGTCGCCTACGGCGAGCACCCGGACCAGATCGCCGACCTGCGCCGGCCGGTCGGCTCCGGGCCGCCCCGACCGCTGGTGGTCGTGGTGCACGGGGGTTTCTGGCGCGCGGAGTACGACCGACGGCACACCGGCCCGCTGGCAGCCGCGCTGGCCGCGCTCGGGCACCCGGTCGCCCAGTTGGAGTACCGGCGGACCGGACAACCCGGCGGTGGTTGGCCCCATACCCTGACCGACGTGTTGGCCGGCGTGTCCGCGCTGCCGGGGTTGGCCGGCGCCGCGCTCCCCGGACGGATCGCGCCGGCACCGCCGATCCTGATCGGCCACTCGGCGGGCGGGCACCTCGCGCTGTACGCGGCGGCCCACGCGCCCGGCGTCGTCGGCGGGGTGCTGGCCCTCGCGCCGGTCGCGGACCTGACCGAGGCGTACCGGCTGGATCTGGACGCCGGTGCGGTGGCCGCGCTGCTCGGCGGCGGACCGGCCGACGTACCCGAGCGGTACGCCACCGCCGATCCACGGTCACTGGTACCCCTACGACAACGCACCGTAGTGATTCACGGCACGCTGGATCAGCACGTACCGGTCGGCATCTCCCGGGCCTATGTGGCGGCCGGACGGGCCGCAGGCGCCGATGTCCGGCTAGTTGAGCTGCCAGAATGCGAGCATTTCGGGCTCATCGACCCCGAGTCAGCGGCCTGGCCGGAGATAACCGGCGCGTTGCGGTCTCTGCACGAAGATCACTAG